gatcgcaccactgtactccagccctgggcgacagagcgagagcgagactctgtctcaaaaaaaaaagtgtgctgtGAGGCCACAcaagacatggtggctcatgcctgtaattccagtgctttgggaggcaggaggatctcctgaggtcaggagtacaagatcagcctgggcaacacagtgagatcccatctctacaaaaaataaaaaataatttagccaGTTGtgagttgtggtggcacatgcctgcaatcccagctactcaggaagctgaggcaggagaatcgcttgaactcaggagtttaaggctgcagtgaggtatgatcgtgccactgcattccagcctgggcaacacagcaagaccctgtctctcaaaaaaaatgttggggagctgggggcggtggctcacgtccgtaatctcggcactttgggaggccgaggtgggcggatcatgaggtcaggagatcgagaccatcctggcgaacacggtgaaaccccgtctctactacaaatacaaaaaaagtagccggtcgtggtggcgggtgcctgtagtcccagctactcgggaggctgaggcaggagaatggcgtgaacccgggaggcagagcttgcagtgagccaagatcgcgccactgcactccagcctgggcaacagagcgagactccatctaaaaacaaaacaaaacaaaacagaagtggGGAGCGGATGGTGCAGTAGAAGCTCCCTCAAGGCTAAATGGGGAGAAGAGACCACGGCTTGAAGCTTCACCAGGACCCCTGGAGTCTGATCCTCCTAGATTcttctcactccttccctccttcccaagGCCCCACATTAGCCAGTAGGGTCCATGCTCCCAACCCACTTACTCCTCTCCTTGCAGCAGACAGACACCTGGAGCCTCAAGCACTGGCCAGAACTCTCTGGAGTTGGCACCGCTGGGTAGTGGGAAAGTGGGAAGAAGAAGTTAGCACAAGGAGTCACCCCTTTGTATGCCTCAGACTGTTTCGGACCCTCCCAGCTTTTCTTCTCTCCAGGTCCCTGGAAAGCATTTCCTTACTTTGGGGCCACACCCATGTATCAGGCCCCGTCCAGTCCTCTCATCTCCCTGGCCCCCTTTCCTAGCTCCTACTTTCTCCTTTCTAGACATTTCCCTCCTCAGTCCTGAGTTCAGCCCATACCCCAACCCAATGTACATTAGAgacccagccccctcctcctcccaggcctctccttccccctccctacCCTTCTGGTACACAAGAGGTGTCCAGTGTGCCCTTGGCCACTCACAGATGTAGTAGTAAGTCTCTCCAGGTAAGAACTCAAAGCCGAGGGAGAAGGGTGTGAAGCGCTGAATCTTCTCTGAGAATTGGACATGGCCAAAGGGCAGGGAGCACACCCAGCGCTTGTAGGCCCGGGGGCCCTCTGCCTGGCAGGACTCATAGCCTGGCCAGTCCACCATGTATAAAGCAAACGTCTCGGGGCCCTCAGGGGGCCCTGGGCCTTCATAGTGGGGGCAGACAATGTCTAGGTAATCGTTGAGGCCCAGCTCCACCACGGCGTCTCCTCGAAGCAACCTGCAGGCATAACACACGGGTGGGCTGAGGAGCGGAGGGCACCACACCATGGCCATGGAGGCCAGAGACACCCCTTCTCAGAGGCCCCTGCCAGCCTCTCCTCCACTCATGTGCAACGGAGCAGCTCAGGAAGGCCTGAGGTTCCCAGACTGACAACTCTTGAGAGACAAAGAGAGTGCAAGAAATGGATGAGATGATCGATTCACAGGTTCCGAGAGGCTAAGACCTGCAGTGCCCATAACCACACAGCTTAGATGTGAGAAGCAGGGTCGCCACACCCTGTCTTACAGGCTGGAGCTGCCACACACCTCTCTAGCTCCAGTGCCCAACACTCAACGTGGTACAGCACCAGGCTTGATCAATGTCAGGTGGATGGATGCAGTGAAGAAGCTGGGCAGAGAGGCAGGAGGTACAGTTGCACACAGTGCAGCTGCAGACACAGAGGTGGAGACAGGGGTTGGGAAAGGTCTCCTCAAACACAGATATAAAGTGAGGAACACTGTCCTTTAGACTGACTTCAACCCAAGGGTGAAAAGAATGTCAtggtaaaaaaaagaatgagggaggccaggtgtggtggctcacatctgaatcccagcactttgggaggccgaggtgggaggatcgcttgaggccaggagttcaagaccagcctgggcaacatggtgagactgtctctaccataaataaataaataaataggctaggcgcggtggctcacgcttgtaatcccagcacttcgggaggctgaggcgggcggatcatgaggtcaggagatcaagaccatcctggctaacatagtgaaaccctgtctctactaagaatataaaaagaaaattagccgggcgtggtggcgggcacctgtagtctcagctactcgggaggttgaggcaggagaatggcgtgaacccgggaggcagagcttgcagtaagccgagattgcgccactgcactccagcctgggagacagagcaagactccatctcaaaataaataaataaataaataaataaataaataaataaataaataaaggccatgagtggtggtgcactcctgtagtcccagctacttgggaggctgaggcaggaggatccttagAGTCCACGAGCTCCTGTAGTGAGCTattatgccactccactacagcctgggtgacagagcaagaccctgtctctaaattctaaaaattaaaaaaaaaaaaaaaaaagaatgagggagTGGGTGCTAGGTGCCTTCCTTTTTTGGCCAGGAGGAGCAAGTGCCAGGCATGGGGGGAGTCCACATACTACCCAGTCTTCAGTCTTCTCGGGACTCCCTTCCCCACCTCTTGGGAGCTGCCTGGGGAAGCCAGCACAGGTGGGAAGGGCTGGAAGGGGCGGCTCCCCACAGTACCGAATGCTGCATGAACCACCCCCCATACCACAAACACAGCGAAGCGTGATTTAGGAAAAGCTTCCAATGAGTGGTCCAAGGACCACCTGTATCAGTTCTGATTAGAAATGAAGATTCCTGGGCTCAGCCAGCCCAGACTTACCAGAACGCAAGCTGAGCAAGGCCACGGTCTTGGTAAGTTTTGTTCTACCGCATCCCCCGTGCCTGGAAAAGTGCCCAGCACAAGACAgcgttcaacaaatatttgtggattgAATGAATGAGCCAGAAACCTTAAGATTGGGAGGTGAGAAACCTGAATTTTTAACAGGTCCTCCAAGTGATTCAGAAGCTTTTGTCTGTGACAGAGATATAGAATTCAGAGACCAAGGACAACAAAGGATCTTATCACTTGTTACTGGTATTGTGATGACCTGTCTTTACGCAGGCTCTCCTGTTTGCGCCTGTTCTCCAGAGAGTCTGTGGAATCCCAGAGGGCAGGGTcttgattttctcatctatatAGTTAATCCCCTGCAACCCAGCACAGGGCCGGGCACACACAAtatgtgtttaataaataaatgttagtgaGTGAAGAAATGAATAGAGTCACAGATTGTCTCAAgtagaaaatcagaaagaaaaacagatgggAAATAGGAGAGGCAGGGAGACTTGGGGAGGGGGATGGAAACAGTAAAATATACTGAGGTTCAAAGGCAGGCAGCTCAGGAGAGAGAAATAATAGTTTATATCTGTACAGCCTGAGCCTTTTTCACATACATGACCTCACTTACCCTGCCAGACTTCCCAGGGTACTAGGTATTATTAGCCCATTATACAGGTGAGATAAATGAGGTTAGGAAGGTCACGAGACTTGCCCAGATGTGATTCGGCTAGAAGGGCAGGGCTGAcactggaaagaaacagaaggacGAATAAAGACAGAGATGAAAGCAGAGATAGTAAATGAGatcaggagacagagtgagaggcagaggtgagacCTAGCAGGCAGGAGAGTAACCCACGCTCTTTCACAAGAGTAAAGCCCCCTCCCTCGCTCTCAAGTTCGTCAGCCACAGCTCCAGCCTGCGGGAGGCTGGGGATCGCCAGGAGAGCAGCGAGGGGGGCGGAGCCCGGAGTGCGGGCAAAGGCCCCCCCCCAGCTCCATGCTCCAAGATCCCCTAGACAACCCTTGGGGCTGGGGTCTTCTGCCTGCCCCCCAACACATGCGGGCTGTGGGGAGACCCAGGGCGCGcctcgcccctcgcccctcccccgccGGCTCAAACAAAGGAGCCCCGGCGCGCGGCCAGGCTCAGGCGGCGCCGCGCAAAGAGCGGGTGGCGGGCGCGCGCAAAGCCCGGGAGCGCGCAGACTTGGCTAGGCGCTCGCCCGGTTCGGCCCGGCTACCTGGGGTTACTGGAGTTCCAGTAGACTACGTGGCGGAGGCTGGAGCCCCCGCGCAGAGGGGAGCCGAGGAACGCGGCCCAGAGGACAGTCCGCAGCAGGGGCAGCAGCCGCATCGCCCCCGAGGTCCGATTTGGTCTGGCCTGGCAGGACCCGGCCCGCTTCACAGTCGAGGCGAGAAAGGTACAAAGTGAAGAGGGAAGTTGCGGAAAGGGGAGTGGGGTACGGAGATTCACTGACCCCGCCCCTGGATAACTTTCCACCAATGGGAGCgcatctcctcctctccccccagCACCAACTCCAGTTAACCCTCTGTGCACCGCAGCGCGCGCCAGGTTCGCCAAAGCTTCCACTGAAGCTGCACCGCACTGCGAGGGGGCGGGAAGGAAGGACGTATTCCAACAGCAGTATTTTTAGGGAGGTCATCCCTTTCGTGTCTGCTTTAGTGCAGGGTAGACTGCCTTATTAGAAGTTTGGAAGATTTTAAATAAGGGTACATAACCTTAGCCCAGATAGGGGAAAGTGAGGCGCGGGCGAGGATCCATGAAGCCTGTCCAACCACCTTCATGCACTGCCCCGTTTTCTTTGCACATCTAGGGACAGTGCAAGCGGAAGGGACAACACAGCTTCTGGGACCACCTTCCCTAAAGAGCCTTAGGTGGCGCGCTAGATGCTTACTTTGGGATTGGCGTCTGTCCCTTGCCGCTCCACACCTTCGTTGCGGGCTGGGGGCCCACGCGGCCCCAGTCCCTAAGACGAAGTAATGAGGTGGTTGCGGCCTGTACAAAGCACCTTTGTTCCCGATCCCTTAGGTGGCGGCGGCGGAGGGGGAGGAGGCAGGTGCACGGCCTTGGGATCGTGGGAGCAGCCGCCGCCCCGCTCCACCCTGGCTCCTAGGCTCTGAGAACATCAGCCAGATCCACTTTTCCCAACCAATGGTCAGAGTGGGGACGGCAGGTCCAACAGCTTGACAGATTGCGCCGAAAGCCACCCCAGTCTGGGCAGAGGGAAGCCGCGAGCATCCCGGGTACACAAGCCGACCCTTTCTGGTACCCCCGCCCCACACAGCCCGCCCTCGTCTGAGGCGGCAGCGTCTCCTGGCGGCCAGACCTGGAACCGCAGCAGGAGCGACCCGGGTTCTAGAAGCAGGCAAACTCTGCGGAACGCTCCCAAGATGTCACGTTTATTGCAGCTGAGCAGAGACAGGCTGTGCGGACCTTCCTCAACCCTGTccaacccccagcccctccccaagcCCCGGCTGCAACTACGCCGGCAGGTCCGCAGAGTGCTGCTTGACAGCGCGTGGCGGTGCCCGGAGCCTTAAGACACCGCATACAGTCTCTGGCGCCTTCAGTCATGGTAGGGGACTCCAGAGGGCACGCCCGCCTCTTGAAGCCCTAAGTCCGGCTTGGAGGCAGCGGAACGTCCAGAGATGTCAGAGGTAGAGCGAGGACACTGTCGGAGGCGGTGGCGCTGGTCTGGATTGCGGGAAGCCAAGAAAAAAGGGTCAGAGGCCCCCTTCCCCCAGGTCACTTGCCCCGCCCACCCATCCCCAGGGCTCCTCCTACCTGGAGGGTACCACTAGGGGTGGGATTCCAGCTCCTGGGCCGGGCAGGTCACCCGATGGGCACCGGCCCTGGGGGTCGGCAGGCAGTGGCTTCCTTGGGGGTGGGGGCTTGGCTGGCCCCTGAGActgagggagagaaggcaggaggCCGGCTTAGGTGTGGGGGGGTGTCATGTTGCCCACCCCCAACGCACTGGTGCTGGGGAACACCAGCTTGGGGGCAGCACCAGCGGTCACCCTTGTCTGCAAACAAACCTGTCACCATTAAAGGCACCACCGGGATATGTGCCCTCATGCACTGAGGGGGCATCTCGCCACGGCCACCACCGTCATGGCTACCAGCACCACAGCCCTAGGTGGGGGGAGAGGCCGTGCCCTTCTCCCCCCACCGTTACCTTCGGGCTTCTCACCACCGGGTCAGCGGGCAGAGGGCGGGTAGGGGGATTGGGTCGGTCAGCCAGCTCAGCCTGAACAGAGAGAGTGGCAGTGGCTGTGAGAGCATAACCAGGGGCTGTGGACATGCATCGAGATTCCCCAGAGGGGTTCAAGTCAACATGCAAAGTCAGCCAGGGGGCAGGAGAGAATGAGGGCATGCGCAGAGGGCTTGGAGGCATGCCTGCTGATGTCTCAGGGGAGGAAGGTGTAGGTCAACCGCGGAGTCCCTGGCCGACTGCAGTCCCGCCATTGACCACCAGATGGTGGTAgaaaccaaggcaggaggctcaccCTTTGCTGCTTCTGGGGCTCAGAGTGTCTGAAAGCTGAGGGGCACCCCATCACCTAATGAAGAGCACCACTGGCAGGGAGCAGGGATGAGAACTGCAGTTGGGTACCAAGcctcccacctgccttggctcaGGGCGGGCCCTGGCCCAGATTTACCTGGAGTCTCTTGGACACAGGGTCAGGCGGCAGCGGCCTGGAAGGGGGGGCCGGGAAGCTGAGAGCACTAGCCTGCTGAGGGGGCAGGAGGGGCAGATAGGCACAGAGGGGGAACAGGAAGCAGAGAGACAGAGTGGGCAGAGAAGGGTCAGTGCCCAGGGAGGGCCAGCAGGGGCCCAGGGCAGTGGGTGCTGTGCATGCAGTTACGCAGGTGCATGCAGATGGGGAGCGAGTGGGGAGGAGGTGTGCACACACTCCCATCATCCAAGCAGAGGGCTCAGGGCGGGGATGCTCACCAGCCCTTCTGACATGGTGACCTGGGCCCACGGAAGGCCATTCTGAGCACCACTGCCCTTGTGCCCTCCTGGGGTCACTGCTGGGGGCATGGATAGACCCACCTCTCAAAGCCACCTCTTGGCCAGCGGATGGAGCCCAGCAGCTCCTGCTCCAGCTGGCTGCCCTCCCCACTCTTCTGGACTCAGCTTCTCTGCCTGTagccaggggaggggagggcagggctggcccTGACTCCTTCGACTGACTCTTGGGCAGTGCTAGCCTTTCTCTGAGTCTGGAGCCTTTAATGCGCACCCCCCAGGGCCCAAGCTGGATGCCCGGCCAAGGTGGAGTCCCCTTCCTCTGGCATCCGGGACTCACCTTAGTGCCTCGCGCCAGCAGGGCCCTCTGCGGAGGTCCTGGCCGTTCAGGGGGACCTGATTGGGCTGCCCTATGCATGAGGAAAGGCAAGAAGGGAGAGGGCCCAGCCTCAGACCCTGTTTTCTACCTTATGCCATCCTTGAGTGGGGTTAACCCTTTGCAGGCACTTATGTGTGGTTTAGGTAAAATTGTGGTAGGGCCGGGGTGGGGGGCAGTATTTATTAGCTTGAGGGAAGACCCTACTTATCCAGCACAGGGGCTCCTGGGGAGAAATGGCCCTAGCACTCCAGCCACCCCACAGGGTCACAGCTGTGAGGTAAAAAGCTGTGGGCACATATAGGGAAGGGAGGTGTGGGGTATGGCAGTCAGCAACTTTAAGGTCCAAGGGGCCTGGGGCTCAGAACCAGGTGGCAGGGGCTGCAGAGGTGAGGCAGCCTTCAGCACTGTCCCCAGTTGAAGGAAGTGGTAGCAGGGAGGTGATGCTCATACCTGTACTGGCAGGTGGGTCCCTTGAGCTGGCAGAGTCGCTGGTGCAGGCGGGCACGGTACCAGTAGCTGGCACCAAGCATCACCAAGACCAATAacaccaggaggctgaggagcagCCCTGTGGTCAGGGAGCTGGTTGCTGTGGGCGGAAGTCAGGTTTACGGGAGGACAAGGCTAAGAACTCTGGATCCATGAAGGCGCAGGGGGCAGGGAGTGAAGTCAAGTGATCAGGGAGAGTGAAAGGGTCAAGGGGCACAGACTCAGGGAACCAGCAGCAAAGGGGGGTCAGAAAGAGAGGGCCGAGGGGGAAAGATAAAGCATGAGACGCTTTGCCCTCCCAGCTgcccctgtcccccacccccatgctACCTTTGAGCTGAGTGGTGCAGTCAGGGGGTGCCCAGCCCTCCTCACAGTAGCAGTGCCTGTTGCTGTCACAGACCTAGGAGGTACAAGGCAAGCAATGAGGAGCTCTGCACTCTGGAACTATTTCCTTGTCTCTAGCTTTTCAAGATCTCAGATTTCTACAACTGGGGGTTGTGCTGGGTATGTGTGTAGAGAGAGCCCGGAGGGAGGGTCTTTATCCATACCACAGCAAATTAGATCAAACtaatacttactgagcaccttctgtgtgctgggcactgtggtacatgctttctttctttgtgtttgttttgttttgttttattttattttattttagacagcaagtaagatggagtctcactctgttgcccaggctggagtgcagtggtgcaattatggctcactgcagccccgaactcctggactcaagcaatcctcctgcctcagcctgccaagtagctgggagcataggtgtgcaccagcaggcctgaataatttttaaatttttccttgatagaaatggggtctcactatgttgaccaggctggttttgaactcctggcctcaagtgatcctcctgccttggcctcccaaagtactgtgatttggctgggtgcagtggcttacccctataatcccagcactttgggaggctgaggcgggcggatcacttgaggtcagaagttcgagactagtctggccaacatagtgaaacctatctctactgaaaatacaaaaattagctgggcatggtggtgggtgcctgtaatcccagctagtagggaggctgagacatgagaaatgtttgagcctgggaggcagaggttgcagtgagcggagatcacgccagtgcactccagcctaggcaacagagcgagactctgtctcaaaacaaaacaaacaaacaaaaaaactgtgattataggcatgagccactgcgcccagcctgtgctAGATGCTTTCATACTCATCTCATGTACCCTGGATGGGGATACTATTATTATAGCCATTTgataggtggggaaactgagctCAGCAAAGTTAGTAACCTGCCCGAGATCACACAACTAGGAAGTAGTAGAGCAAGGATTAAAACCCAGATATGTCTATTTCCAAAGCCCAGCATCCTTTTCCTCTTGAGGCTCTCTGCTCCCCTTCCACTTCCCCCATCCCAGCTCACCCCATGTCCATGGCATTTGCTTCGACATTCCTGTGCCCCCAGGAGATCCACACGCTGGCATCGATGGTCTATACACACCTGACCCAGGGAGAGAAGAGCCTGGATCAGATTCCCACAAAGCTTTAATGGGACTGGGAGGCCAATAAGGTTGAGGCCACACCCTGcgtttacagatggggaaaccaaggcataGTGAGTTGATAGGACTTTGCTCCATCTGAAGTAAGAAACTGACTTCCCTTGGAGTCCCTGCCTTTGACATTGGTgaatggtgaagtctgggctcTGTTCACTGTGGTCCAAATGTCCCTTCTCACACCTGGTCTTGCCCACCCAGGCGGCTCACCAGGCCAGGGCCACAGGCTGTGCCAGGCAGAGTCAGGAGGGGCTGGGCCACATCACTGCCCAGGTCCAGGTGCACCCAGCTGCAGTTCAGCTCAGTCCCATTCACATCTATTGTCTCCCAGAGTAGATCCCGGATGGAGCCCAGCAGAGGCTGGGTCCTACCTGTCTGGCACTGGAGCTGCCCACAAATGGCATctctggggggagggggaagggcacACAGAGTTAGTAGGAGCAGGGCCAAGGCTCTCAGAAACCCAAAGGAGGAGCCAGGTTTCCTCACTTACCTAGGGGTGCAGGACACATAACTGCCACTGGGGTTGCGCCCACAGCTTCCAAAAGCATTTCCCCGAGTATTAGCTGTCTGGAGGCAAAGTGGCGCAGCGGGCTGGGCTCCAGGTCCCCAAAGTGACTGGCACTGCTGGGCATAGGAGGCACAACGCCCGTGCATGCACACAGCTTGCCCGCCAGCGCAGGGCTCACCATCCCCTAGGCTGACATCAGGGGGACACTGGGAGCTGTCTCCTGGGCAGAATTCAGGCAAGTCACAATCCCCTCTGGTAGGACGACACTGCCAGCCAGACGGGCGCAGCTGTGGAGGGTGGATGAGCATCAGTGTGGGCACTGAGCAAATCCAGCTGGGGGTCAGAATGACCCTTTCCATTTTGGCCCCGGCAGGTGAGCTCTAGGTGGCCAGTCTAGTCTCTACCCACCTGGCAATTTTGACAACAGGGTCCATCAGATGCACACTGTGCACCTGGCCTCAGCTGGCAGGTCGAGGAATCACAGCAGGGATCGACGCAGTCCTGTGGGCAGGAGCACGGGGGCCGGGCATCAGAGCAGGTGGGGCCTGTGAGCCTCCCTCcaatccctcctcctcccacaggCCAAGATCAGAAGCTACACAGCAAGCGAGGGCTAGAGCCCAACAACCCATGTGCTGTCCCCACAGACAGGGCAAGTAGGAGAGGGGTGGGAAGTCCCTTCAGAACCCAGGAggagctcaggaggctgggagagggctAATGAGCCAGGGTGAAGGCACAGAAATGAGTAGGGCGAGGCTTTGGGAAAGGGGCTCACATTCGGGAAGCCACAGTCACACTGCTCGCCCGGCTCCACAAACGTATTTCCGCAGAAAGCCGCCATAGGGGGTAGGCTAGGCAGCCGTTCAAAGAGGCAGCTGCCCATTCCATCCAGGAGGGCTTTCTCCAGGGCCCGTCGGCTGCAGTTGCTGAAGTTCAGGCCTGGTAGGAAGCTGGGGAGGGTGGCAAGGAAGGTTGGGGCTGGGGGcctctccctgccccctgccccacaTCCTCTCTCCATCCTGCAGCTACTTACTCTGTGGAGGCCTCCATGATGCAGGTCTTGGCTGGGGCTGGACCTGGACAGGGGCAGCTATTCCCAGGCAAATCATGGTCCAGGCCCAGGCTGTGGCCCAACTCATGGGCTATGGAGGAGGCGACTCCCAGGATGCTGGTGGAGTGGTCCTGTCATTGGGGAGGGGTACCGCAGGTCCAGTCCCAGCCTGCCTCCACCACAATGCCCAGACCACCCTCTCTGCGCCTGTTCCCTCCACATCTGACCTCACGGGCACTCAGCAGGCACTGCTTCCCTCCTGAATTGCTTCTAAAGTAGGAGAACCCAGGCCTGGATGGCAGAAACCTGGGTTCTAGCTCAGCTCTGTCCCCCTCCCTCACTGGAGGGAGATCACCTCTGTTCtttgggccttagctgcctcctaCCCTCCTCTAAGAAATGGGAAGACTGCACAGGGGATGACTGTGTACACTGTGACTAGCTGGCCACAAGCGAGGGCTCCCTGATAGCAAAGGCCACATCATGCATCTCCACCCTCTATACCCATAGCTTTGGGGTTGGGCAACTTTATAGGGGGGTTTCAGTGAATAAATGCCACCGCACTTGGGAGGAACTGAATTGGGAATGAGGAGGAGACCTGGAAATAACTCACCATGTTCACACCTCCTGAGAAGTCAGGAGAACAGATGGAGTTCTGAATGGCCATGCCCACCGTAGGCCCAGAAAATGAAGTACCACTGTGGGACAGAGAGGCTAAAATTCAGGGCCAGAAGCCACAGTGGTCAGAGCTCCAGGGGCTGAGGTAGGGTGCTGAAGGGGTGTGAATTTGGCCAGGACAGGACTGGCCtctctggctgagtccagggccCTTACGTCACCAGCTGGGCACTGTCGTGGGGCAATCGAGGCAGCAAATGTGCCCTGCGCCAGTGGAGGAAGTTTTCGAGGGTGACAGCTGGGTTTGGGCTGATCTCCACCAGGTCACGCTGGGTCCAGGCCTCCAGGCCCACTAGTGCCACTCGTACATTCAGGGGCCGGAAGAACTGAAAGACAGCTGGGGCTCAGAAGAGGGGTTGTCATGGTcaggggcctggggtgggggctgccctGTCCAGCACTCACTGTGTCCAGCAAGAGGGCCACTTCCAATGTGCGGTTTAGCAGGTGCTGGAAGTCCCGGTATTTCTGGACCTGTAGGCCAAGAGAGGTGACACGAAAGGCGGCGGGGCAGTGCAGGGGGAGGAGCATGTGCAGGGGCCAGCAGGCTCACCTCCGAGTGATCAGCCACAATCACCAACTCCACAGTCTTGGTCTCTGTTACCACATCCCGCCTCCACTATGGACAAGAAGAATTATCAAGCAAACCTGCCGCTCGCAGCCAGCAGCTGTGCAGGGCTGACCAAGAGGCAGCCACTCCTACTCTGTGGGTCAAATAGGAGGGTGAagagcccattttacagatgagccacTGAAGGCCAGAGGGCCCAGGAACTTGCCAAGGAGGACCAGGAAGTAGATAATGAAGGTTGGAGTAGACCCCTGCTTTTCTGGCTCCAAACTCAGtggtttttttcaaatttttaaaaaacagtaatttagctgggcgcagtggctcacgcctgtaatcccagcactttgggaggctgaggtgggtggatcacgaggtcaggagatggagaccatcctggataacacggtgaaacactgtctgtactaaaaaatacaaaaaattagctaagtgtagtggcgggtgcctgtagtcccagctactcgggaggctgaggcaagagaatggcatgaacccgggagacggagcttgcagtgagccaagatcgcaccactgcactccagcctgggagacagagcgagactctgtctcaaataataataataataataataataataatttttaaaaatcccaataaCAACTCTTGTCACTTACCATAGGCCTGGCATAgttttaagcactttacatcTATATggactcatttaatcttcccagcAACTCTGTGCAGCAAGTagttttattatcttcattttacaaattaggaaattGGGTTTATATTGCTTTATCATTGGTAACTACGTATTATCTATAACCAAGTGAGAGCTCTCTGCAAATGGGATCATAGGACAGACGAAGAGTTTGAGCCAAATACAACTAATAAATGGATAGGCCATTTATTAGTTGTAGGGCCTTGGGCAAACCACCTAATCTGTCTcagctagattttattttattttatttttattttattttttgagacgaagtctcactctgtcacccaggctggtgtgtagtggctccatctcggcccactgaaacctctgcctcctgggctcaagcgattcttccacttcagcctcctgagtggctggaactacgcgtgcac
This portion of the Pongo abelii isolate AG06213 chromosome 1, NHGRI_mPonAbe1-v2.0_pri, whole genome shotgun sequence genome encodes:
- the ADAM15 gene encoding disintegrin and metalloproteinase domain-containing protein 15 isoform X18 yields the protein MRLALLWALGLLGAGSPLPSWPLPNIALLSIPSVLSWGVLGPAGGTEEQQAESEKAPREPLEPQVLQDLKKVLQTSLPEPLRIKLELDGDSHILELLQNRELVPGRPTLVWYQPDGTRVVSEGHTLENCCYQGRVQGYAGSWVSVCTCSGLRGLVVLTPERSYTLEQEPGDLQGPPIISRIQDLHLPGHTCALSWQESVYTQTPPEHPLGQRHIRRWRRDVVTETKTVELVIVADHSEVQKYRDFQHLLNRTLEVALLLDTFFRPLNVRVALVGLEAWTQRDLVEISPNPAVTLENFLHWRRAHLLPRLPHDSAQLVTGTSFSGPTVGMAIQNSICSPDFSGGVNMDHSTSILGVASSIAHELGHSLGLDHDLPGNSCPCPGPAPAKTCIMEASTDFLPGLNFSNCSRRALEKALLDGMGSCLFERLPSLPPMAAFCGNTFVEPGEQCDCGFPNDCVDPCCDSSTCQLRPGAQCASDGPCCQNCQLRPSGWQCRPTRGDCDLPEFCPGDSSQCPPDVSLGDGEPCAGGQAVCMHGRCASYAQQCQSLWGPGAQPAAPLCLQTANTRGNAFGSCGRNPSGSYVSCTPRDAICGQLQCQTGRTQPLLGSIRDLLWETIDVNGTELNCSWVHLDLGSDVAQPLLTLPGTACGPGLVCIDHRCQRVDLLGAQECRSKCHGHGVCDSNRHCYCEEGWAPPDCTTQLKATSSLTTGLLLSLLVLLVLVMLGASYWYRARLHQRLCQLKGPTCQYRAAQSGPPERPGPPQRALLARGTKAEKLSPEEWGGQPAGAGAAGLHPLAKRWL
- the ADAM15 gene encoding disintegrin and metalloproteinase domain-containing protein 15 isoform X19; this translates as MRLALLWALGLLGAGSPLPSWPLPNIALLSIPSVLSWGVLGPAGGTEEQQAESEKAPREPLEPQVLQDLKKVLQTSLPEPLRIKLELDGDSHILELLQNRELVPGRPTLVWYQPDGTRVVSEGHTLENCCYQGRVQGYAGSWVSVCTCSGLRGLVVLTPERSYTLEQEPGDLQGPPIISRIQDLHLPGHTCALSWQESVYTQTPPEHPLGQRHIRRWRRDVVTETKTVELVIVADHSEVQKYRDFQHLLNRTLEVALLLDTFFRPLNVRVALVGLEAWTQRDLVEISPNPAVTLENFLHWRRAHLLPRLPHDSAQLVTGTSFSGPTVGMAIQNSICSPDFSGGVNMDHSTSILGVASSIAHELGHSLGLDHDLPGNSCPCPGPAPAKTCIMEASTDFLPGLNFSNCSRRALEKALLDGMGSCLFERLPSLPPMAAFCGNTFVEPGEQCDCGFPNDCVDPCCDSSTCQLRPGAQCASDGPCCQNCQLRPSGWQCRPTRGDCDLPEFCPGDSSQCPPDVSLGDGEPCAGGQAVCMHGRCASYAQQCQSLWGPGAQPAAPLCLQTANTRGNAFGSCGRNPSGSYVSCTPRDAICGQLQCQTGRTQPLLGSIRDLLWETIDVNGTELNCSWVHLDLGSDVAQPLLTLPGTACGPGLVSRLGGQDQV
- the ADAM15 gene encoding disintegrin and metalloproteinase domain-containing protein 15 isoform X21, with protein sequence MRLALLWALGLLGAGSPLPSWPLPNIVSACNVEAPQVAPRSSRQSQRRPRGSPWSPRSFRTSKRCFRELVPGRPTLVWYQPDGTRVVSEGHTLENCCYQGRVQGYAGSWVSVCTCSGLRGLVVLTPERSYTLEQEPGDLQGPPIISRIQDLHLPGHTCALSWQESVYTQTPPEHPLGQRHIRRWRRDVVTETKTVELVIVADHSEVQKYRDFQHLLNRTLEVALLLDTFFRPLNVRVALVGLEAWTQRDLVEISPNPAVTLENFLHWRRAHLLPRLPHDSAQLVTGTSFSGPTVGMAIQNSICSPDFSGGVNMDHSTSILGVASSIAHELGHSLGLDHDLPGNSCPCPGPAPAKTCIMEASTDFLPGLNFSNCSRRALEKALLDGMGSCLFERLPSLPPMAAFCGNTFVEPGEQCDCGFPNDCVDPCCDSSTCQLRPGAQCASDGPCCQNCQLRPSGWQCRPTRGDCDLPEFCPGDSSQCPPDVSLGDGEPCAGGQAVCMHGRCASYAQQCQSLWGPGAQPAAPLCLQTANTRGNAFGSCGRNPSGSYVSCTPRDAICGQLQCQTGRTQPLLGSIRDLLWETIDVNGTELNCSWVHLDLGSDVAQPLLTLPGTACGPGLVSRLGGQDQV